The following proteins are encoded in a genomic region of Nitrospirota bacterium:
- a CDS encoding tetratricopeptide repeat protein, with protein MKEKIPGNEEIELGKAYLKEKNYPEALKYFKKAFSFYQDNPNQTPGVLLSSYGYARAIGEKNVSEGIAFCKKGLMRKDQAPEHYLYLAELYLMSRRKREAYKTIETGLKMFKNHSRLSETLREFGVRKKPIVSLLDRSHPVNKVIGKIVREPVGKRK; from the coding sequence ATGAAAGAAAAAATTCCAGGAAATGAAGAAATTGAATTAGGGAAAGCCTATTTAAAAGAAAAAAACTATCCAGAAGCTCTTAAATATTTTAAAAAAGCGTTTTCCTTTTATCAGGACAACCCCAATCAGACTCCGGGTGTCCTGTTATCGTCCTACGGTTATGCAAGGGCAATAGGTGAGAAAAACGTAAGTGAAGGGATCGCCTTTTGTAAAAAAGGGTTGATGAGAAAAGACCAGGCGCCGGAACATTATTTATATCTTGCCGAGCTTTATTTAATGAGTCGGCGGAAAAGGGAAGCCTACAAAACGATTGAAACGGGCCTGAAAATGTTTAAAAATCATTCGAGACTGTCGGAAACACTCAGGGAATTTGGCGTCAGAAAAAAACCGATAGTCTCTTTATTGGACCGATCTCATCCGGTAAATAAGGTAATCGGAAAAATTGTTCGGGAACCCGTCGGAAAAAGAAAATAA
- a CDS encoding heavy metal-binding domain-containing protein yields the protein MICQACGNDQKEGAECLKCHTTFVPGSQDQIHQLSTPSALELFERGSSSPLVAPEGSPEDPAKKIPEDDAKNIQEHEKQIQLQLVKMEEEKQRLLELKLNLGKQIQEAKVKEEQKKAQKKETEIDSAVDKIKTILVTSLSAIENKPVLEHKGLVGSQVLIKTDALETAISSLKDAAGLRNTPYYDNLKKGFQIGLTDLKIEASKLQANAVVGVVVHEQYLKDQVLIVSFTGTAILI from the coding sequence ATGATTTGCCAGGCTTGCGGAAATGATCAAAAAGAAGGAGCAGAATGCCTGAAGTGTCATACCACCTTTGTTCCTGGCAGTCAGGACCAGATTCATCAACTTTCGACCCCTTCCGCGTTGGAATTATTCGAGAGAGGGAGTTCTTCTCCCTTGGTGGCGCCTGAAGGGAGCCCGGAGGATCCGGCAAAAAAAATTCCAGAGGATGACGCAAAAAATATTCAAGAGCACGAGAAACAGATTCAGCTTCAACTTGTGAAAATGGAAGAAGAAAAACAGCGGCTTCTTGAATTAAAACTTAACCTCGGAAAACAGATCCAGGAGGCCAAAGTAAAGGAAGAGCAGAAGAAGGCCCAAAAAAAAGAAACTGAAATTGACAGTGCGGTTGATAAAATTAAAACCATTTTGGTTACCTCCCTTTCCGCTATTGAAAATAAGCCTGTTTTGGAACATAAAGGGCTGGTGGGGTCCCAGGTTCTAATTAAAACCGATGCGTTAGAAACGGCTATTTCAAGTTTAAAAGATGCCGCCGGTTTGAGAAATACCCCCTATTACGACAACCTGAAGAAGGGCTTTCAAATTGGGTTGACCGATTTGAAAATCGAAGCCTCAAAACTTCAGGCCAACGCCGTGGTCGGTGTGGTCGTACATGAACAATATTTAAAAGACCAGGTGTTAATCGTCTCCTTTACCGGTACCGCCATTTTAATTTAA
- a CDS encoding phosphoribosylglycinamide formyltransferase, with protein sequence MTDALKIGVLVSGNGTNLQAIIDAIENKELNAKISVVLSNKKTAFALERARKYGLTAVYVDPAPFENRERYEQEIVRHLRDSGAQWIVLAGYMKMITSELLSAYRNHILNIHPSLLPAFTGLHAQAQALSYGVKITGCTVHLVDEGLDSGPVIVQAAVPVLESDTVDTLKSRILEKEHEIYPQALKWIAEGKLKVEGRKVRILSSRNPLISEPINPGVKK encoded by the coding sequence ATGACTGACGCTCTCAAAATAGGGGTTCTGGTTTCCGGAAACGGAACCAACCTTCAGGCTATTATCGACGCCATTGAAAATAAAGAGCTCAACGCTAAAATCTCCGTGGTCCTCTCCAACAAGAAAACCGCCTTTGCGTTGGAACGGGCGAGAAAATATGGGCTAACCGCGGTTTATGTTGACCCGGCTCCCTTTGAAAACAGAGAACGCTATGAACAAGAAATTGTTCGTCATCTGCGGGATAGCGGAGCTCAATGGATCGTTTTAGCGGGTTACATGAAAATGATAACGTCTGAGCTTCTTTCTGCTTACCGAAACCATATTTTAAATATCCATCCGTCGCTCTTACCGGCTTTTACAGGTCTTCACGCTCAAGCACAGGCCCTTAGTTACGGAGTGAAGATTACCGGGTGTACCGTTCACTTGGTTGACGAAGGTTTAGACAGCGGCCCCGTAATTGTTCAAGCCGCGGTGCCGGTGTTGGAGAGTGATACCGTTGACACGCTAAAAAGCAGAATTTTGGAAAAAGAACACGAAATTTATCCTCAGGCCCTAAAATGGATCGCAGAGGGAAAACTGAAAGTTGAAGGAAGAAAAGTGAGGATACTTTCTTCGCGAAATCCTTTGATAAGTGAACCGATTAACCCGGGAGTGAAAAAATGA
- a CDS encoding phosphoribosylformylglycinamidine cyclo-ligase → MPILEKLSYKKAGVDISLGNRFVKKITPLVRKTFRSEVYSDLGGFSGLFQLKKYKNPLLVSGTDGVGTKLKIAFLMNQHDTVGIDLVAMCVNDIVVTGAEPLFFLDYMASGKLDLKRSVAILKGIVGGCRQAGCALIGGETAEMPSFYPKGEYDLAGFAVGVVEKKKLIDGHAIKPGDAIIGLASSGLHSNGFSLVRKIVFEKAKLKPGQKISELGEKLGTALLRPTRIYVKTVLKLKNRFNLKGMAHITGGGITENLPRILPKNCQAEVFKKSWKIPPLFSFLQQAGGISENEMFRDFNMGIGFILIVPKKEAKQVILSAKKLGEKAFLVGEVRKGKNIVHYD, encoded by the coding sequence GTGCCGATTTTGGAAAAGCTTTCCTACAAAAAAGCCGGTGTCGATATCAGCCTCGGCAACCGATTTGTTAAGAAGATTACGCCCTTGGTTAGAAAAACTTTTCGTTCCGAAGTTTATTCCGATCTGGGAGGATTTAGCGGCTTATTTCAATTAAAAAAATATAAAAACCCGCTCCTGGTTTCCGGAACGGATGGGGTGGGAACAAAGCTTAAAATAGCCTTTCTCATGAACCAGCACGACACGGTTGGAATTGATCTGGTTGCGATGTGCGTTAACGATATCGTGGTGACCGGCGCGGAACCCTTATTTTTTCTTGATTATATGGCCTCCGGAAAACTGGATTTAAAACGGTCCGTGGCGATTTTAAAAGGGATTGTTGGCGGGTGCCGACAGGCGGGGTGCGCCCTTATTGGCGGTGAAACCGCGGAAATGCCCTCTTTTTACCCAAAAGGAGAGTATGATCTGGCGGGATTCGCCGTGGGCGTCGTTGAAAAAAAGAAACTCATCGATGGTCACGCGATCAAGCCGGGAGATGCGATTATCGGATTGGCTTCCAGCGGGCTCCACAGCAATGGTTTTTCGTTGGTCCGGAAAATTGTTTTTGAAAAGGCAAAACTTAAACCCGGTCAAAAAATATCGGAACTCGGGGAAAAATTGGGAACCGCATTATTAAGACCAACTCGAATTTATGTTAAAACGGTTCTTAAACTCAAGAATCGGTTTAATTTAAAGGGAATGGCCCACATTACCGGGGGAGGGATTACAGAAAACCTTCCGAGGATTTTGCCCAAAAATTGTCAAGCGGAGGTTTTCAAAAAATCGTGGAAGATCCCGCCGCTCTTTTCTTTCCTCCAGCAGGCCGGGGGAATCAGCGAAAATGAGATGTTCCGGGATTTTAACATGGGAATAGGGTTTATTTTAATTGTTCCGAAAAAAGAGGCCAAACAGGTTATTTTGTCCGCAAAAAAACTGGGGGAAAAAGCTTTTTTAGTCGGGGAAGTCCGCAAAGGAAAAAACATCGTTCACTATGACTGA
- the rnc gene encoding ribonuclease III: MSQIDLNRLEDLSSYHFSRQTFLKQALTHKSFVNESSLKGIKDNERLEYLGDAVLDLVISEYLFGYLPEANEGDLSKIKSTLVNERTLSEIARKLNLGDFIFLGKGEALSMGRNKNSLLANTLEALIAAVYLDGGLLSAKGCILRWFKETIENTGAHQVSLDYKTDFQEQCQKIFGILPDYRLVKTSGPDHEKSFEIHLLVKGDILGVGVGRNKKEAEQIAAKEALNRIKGIAKS, from the coding sequence ATGTCTCAAATTGATCTTAACCGTTTAGAGGATCTCTCCTCTTACCATTTTTCCCGGCAAACCTTTTTAAAACAAGCCTTAACCCATAAATCCTTTGTCAATGAAAGCAGTCTGAAGGGAATCAAAGATAATGAAAGATTAGAGTATCTCGGAGACGCGGTTCTTGATTTGGTTATCAGTGAATACTTGTTTGGTTATTTGCCGGAGGCTAATGAGGGGGATCTTTCTAAAATAAAATCAACGCTGGTCAATGAGCGAACCTTATCGGAAATTGCCAGGAAATTAAATTTGGGCGACTTTATCTTTTTAGGAAAGGGAGAGGCGTTGTCGATGGGCCGAAATAAAAACTCTCTCCTGGCCAATACCCTGGAAGCGTTAATCGCGGCGGTTTATCTGGATGGGGGCCTTCTTTCCGCAAAAGGATGTATCCTCCGATGGTTTAAAGAAACGATCGAAAACACCGGCGCCCATCAGGTTTCATTAGATTACAAGACGGATTTTCAGGAACAGTGCCAAAAGATTTTCGGAATTTTACCGGACTACCGGCTTGTAAAAACGTCTGGCCCCGATCATGAAAAATCTTTTGAAATTCACCTGTTGGTCAAAGGGGATATCCTTGGTGTTGGCGTGGGAAGAAATAAGAAGGAGGCAGAACAAATCGCAGCTAAAGAGGCATTAAACCGGATAAAAGGAATAGCAAAATCATGA
- the fabF gene encoding beta-ketoacyl-ACP synthase II, with translation MLKKRVVVTGLGLVTPLGIGVQQTWEALCAGVSGAGKITRFDAADFPVQIAAEVKGFDPAQYIEKKEIKKMDTFIHYAIAAAQMAVDDAGIKVSEEMKDRMGVYVGAGMGGLPAIENSFLTLLEKGPKKVTPFFVPMSIINLAAGQIGIRFGFRGVNTSAVTACATGNTCIGDAYRIIQRGEADAMIAGGSEATICRLAVAGFASSRALSTRNDDPAKASRPFDRERDGFLMGEGAGILFLEELEFARARGARIYAEIVGYGMTADAYHITAPAEDGMGAVKCMKLALKESQIEPRQIGYINAHATSTFADKIETLAIKKTFGEYANQIPVSSTKSMTGHLLGAAGGAEAIFSILAMVNGVLPPTINLENPDPECDLDYIPNKARQKQVQYALSNSFGFGGTNASLVFKKYEN, from the coding sequence ATCCTAAAAAAAAGGGTGGTCGTTACAGGTTTAGGATTAGTGACGCCCCTGGGAATCGGTGTGCAGCAGACGTGGGAAGCTCTTTGTGCCGGCGTTTCCGGCGCGGGAAAGATTACGCGGTTTGATGCGGCCGATTTTCCTGTTCAAATAGCGGCTGAAGTCAAAGGGTTTGATCCAGCTCAATATATCGAGAAAAAAGAAATTAAGAAAATGGATACGTTTATTCACTATGCGATCGCGGCAGCCCAGATGGCCGTGGACGACGCGGGAATAAAAGTATCCGAAGAAATGAAAGATCGAATGGGCGTCTATGTCGGGGCCGGAATGGGTGGCCTTCCGGCCATTGAAAACTCCTTTCTCACTCTTCTTGAAAAAGGCCCGAAAAAAGTCACCCCTTTTTTCGTGCCGATGTCTATTATCAATCTTGCGGCCGGCCAAATTGGAATCCGATTTGGGTTCAGAGGTGTCAACACCTCTGCCGTGACAGCTTGTGCGACGGGAAATACCTGTATCGGGGATGCCTATCGGATTATTCAGCGGGGAGAAGCGGATGCGATGATTGCAGGAGGGAGCGAGGCGACGATTTGCCGCCTTGCCGTCGCCGGTTTTGCCTCATCCAGGGCGCTCTCGACCCGAAATGACGATCCGGCAAAAGCCAGTCGTCCCTTTGACCGGGAACGTGACGGTTTCCTGATGGGCGAAGGGGCCGGGATTCTGTTTCTTGAAGAGCTGGAGTTTGCCAGGGCTCGCGGCGCCCGTATTTATGCTGAAATTGTTGGATATGGAATGACCGCAGACGCCTATCATATCACCGCGCCGGCCGAAGACGGGATGGGGGCTGTAAAATGTATGAAACTGGCATTAAAGGAAAGTCAAATAGAACCGCGTCAGATTGGCTATATCAATGCGCATGCGACCTCGACATTTGCCGATAAAATTGAAACGCTCGCGATTAAAAAAACATTTGGAGAATATGCCAATCAAATTCCCGTCAGTTCCACTAAATCAATGACGGGTCACTTATTAGGGGCTGCTGGCGGAGCTGAGGCCATCTTTTCGATTTTAGCCATGGTCAACGGGGTCCTTCCTCCAACCATTAATCTTGAAAATCCAGATCCTGAATGTGATTTAGATTATATTCCCAATAAAGCCCGGCAGAAACAGGTTCAATATGCCCTTTCCAATTCCTTTGGATTTGGAGGGACCAATGCCTCCCTTGTTTTTAAAAAATACGAAAATTAA
- the acpP gene encoding acyl carrier protein has translation MAAVEERVKKIIAEQLGVEEEDITPEASFVEDLGADSLDTVELVMAFEEEFGIEIPDDDAEKILNVQNAMEYIKEKL, from the coding sequence ATGGCTGCAGTAGAAGAAAGAGTCAAGAAAATCATTGCAGAACAATTAGGCGTTGAGGAGGAGGATATCACCCCGGAGGCTTCTTTTGTGGAGGACCTGGGCGCCGATTCTCTGGATACCGTGGAATTGGTGATGGCTTTCGAAGAAGAGTTTGGCATTGAAATTCCTGATGACGACGCGGAAAAAATACTCAATGTTCAAAATGCAATGGAATATATCAAGGAAAAACTTTAA
- the fabG gene encoding 3-oxoacyl-[acyl-carrier-protein] reductase, translated as MDTQLEGRTALITGGAQGIGFGIADCLASEGAIVGIADVNFEKAKQAADDLISRGKKAVAFKVNVASSNEVKEMVGQAMAVWNKIDILVNNAGITRDGLILRMKEEDWTLVMDINLKGTFLCIKEVLPKMAKQRFGRIINISSIVGAMGNPGQANYVASKAAVVGLTKTVAREYASRGITVNAVAPGFIETAMTDVLHEQTREELIRQIPQGRMGKVEDIANAVCFLASGQASYITGQVIHVNGGMYMV; from the coding sequence TTGGATACTCAATTAGAAGGTCGAACAGCTTTAATTACCGGAGGTGCACAGGGAATTGGTTTCGGCATTGCTGATTGTCTCGCTTCAGAAGGCGCGATCGTTGGAATTGCCGATGTCAATTTTGAAAAGGCAAAACAGGCCGCGGATGATTTAATTTCAAGAGGTAAAAAAGCGGTTGCCTTTAAAGTCAATGTGGCCAGTTCGAACGAAGTCAAAGAAATGGTAGGCCAGGCGATGGCGGTCTGGAACAAGATTGATATTCTTGTGAATAACGCGGGGATTACCCGGGACGGACTTATCCTGAGAATGAAAGAGGAGGATTGGACCCTGGTGATGGATATCAATCTTAAAGGAACTTTTTTGTGTATCAAAGAAGTTCTTCCCAAAATGGCAAAACAGCGGTTTGGCCGTATTATCAATATTTCTTCGATTGTCGGTGCCATGGGAAATCCAGGCCAGGCCAATTATGTGGCGTCGAAAGCTGCCGTGGTGGGTTTGACTAAAACGGTTGCAAGGGAATATGCCAGCCGGGGAATTACCGTAAATGCGGTGGCTCCGGGCTTTATCGAAACGGCAATGACAGATGTTTTACATGAACAAACCCGTGAAGAGCTCATCAGGCAGATTCCCCAGGGAAGAATGGGTAAAGTCGAAGATATCGCAAACGCGGTCTGTTTTCTGGCCTCAGGGCAGGCTTCTTATATTACGGGTCAGGTGATCCATGTCAATGGTGGAATGTATATGGTGTGA
- the fabD gene encoding ACP S-malonyltransferase, which translates to MIAFVFPGQGSQYIGMGKKISEEYEEAKKVFSLAGQALHWDVAKLCFDGPQDRLNQTAYTQPAILTTSLAIYSVFKQVFPKTPQWVAGHSLGEYSALVAAGGIPLEEAILLVAKRGDLMQRAVPEGKGAMAAILGLNRSAVESICKEISARGIVAPANYNTFEQIVIAGETHAVAEASKKAEEAGAKKVIPLSVSVPSHCILMEPAALELKDSIEKTSFYDLKIGFVNNADAKELRWKEEIKASLIRQISAPLLWVDTVLFLMDKGVKTFVEIGPGRVLSGLIKRINRQVEVLSVEDPETLDRTVNHLRLING; encoded by the coding sequence ATGATTGCGTTTGTATTTCCCGGCCAAGGCTCCCAATACATAGGGATGGGTAAAAAGATAAGTGAAGAATATGAGGAAGCAAAAAAGGTCTTTTCTCTGGCCGGTCAGGCTCTTCACTGGGATGTGGCAAAACTCTGTTTTGATGGCCCGCAGGACCGATTAAATCAAACCGCGTATACGCAACCGGCCATATTAACAACCAGTCTTGCGATTTATTCCGTATTCAAACAGGTTTTTCCAAAAACCCCGCAATGGGTTGCGGGACACAGTTTGGGGGAATATTCTGCGCTGGTCGCCGCCGGAGGAATTCCTCTGGAAGAGGCGATTTTGCTTGTTGCAAAAAGAGGCGATTTGATGCAAAGAGCGGTTCCTGAAGGAAAAGGAGCGATGGCGGCGATCCTGGGGTTAAACCGTTCGGCCGTTGAATCGATTTGTAAGGAAATTTCTGCCCGTGGAATTGTGGCTCCCGCGAACTACAATACCTTCGAGCAGATCGTCATCGCCGGTGAAACTCATGCCGTGGCGGAGGCATCAAAAAAAGCCGAAGAGGCCGGGGCAAAAAAAGTCATCCCCCTTTCCGTAAGCGTTCCGTCCCACTGCATTCTTATGGAACCGGCGGCTTTAGAGTTGAAAGACTCTATTGAAAAAACCTCTTTTTATGATTTAAAAATTGGATTCGTCAATAACGCGGACGCGAAAGAGCTTCGGTGGAAAGAAGAAATTAAGGCATCATTGATTCGGCAGATCTCCGCCCCGCTCCTCTGGGTCGATACCGTGCTGTTTTTAATGGATAAGGGGGTTAAAACGTTCGTTGAAATTGGGCCTGGCAGGGTGTTATCAGGGTTGATAAAGCGGATTAATCGCCAGGTGGAGGTGTTGTCCGTCGAAGATCCGGAAACCCTGGATAGAACGGTGAATCATTTAAGACTCATTAATGGATAA
- a CDS encoding ketoacyl-ACP synthase III, producing the protein MHSQIIGTGSYLPEKTLTNADLEKIVDTTDQWITDRTGIRERHIAAENEAASDLAVQAAQKALQAAGIAPEELDILIVGTQTPDMTFPSTACIVQAKLGASKAFAFDLSAACSGFIYALSVADHFLKSGKYRNALVIGTEVMSRILDWKDRTTCVIFGDGAGAVVLKSVEEKKGILSSHLHSDGQFWDLICMPGGGSRIPISEAVLAQRLNFLKMKGSETFKIAVRNLEEVAWEALNHNQLSIDRLSLMIPHQANTRIIKALSERLKLPEGKVMINIDRCGNTSAASIPIALDEAVKTGRVHEGDYILLIAFGAGLTWGASVIRW; encoded by the coding sequence ATGCACTCACAGATCATTGGAACAGGTTCATACCTGCCCGAAAAAACGCTGACGAACGCCGATCTTGAAAAAATCGTTGATACAACAGATCAATGGATTACGGATCGAACTGGAATTAGAGAGCGGCACATCGCCGCCGAGAACGAAGCTGCCTCTGATTTGGCCGTCCAGGCAGCTCAAAAGGCTTTACAAGCCGCCGGCATCGCGCCGGAAGAGCTGGATATCTTAATCGTCGGGACTCAAACGCCTGACATGACCTTTCCTTCAACCGCCTGCATCGTTCAGGCAAAACTCGGGGCTTCAAAGGCATTTGCGTTTGATCTTTCCGCCGCCTGTTCCGGGTTTATTTACGCGCTTTCGGTCGCAGATCATTTTTTAAAATCCGGCAAATATCGAAATGCGCTGGTCATTGGAACCGAGGTCATGTCAAGAATTCTTGATTGGAAGGACCGGACGACTTGTGTCATTTTTGGAGACGGCGCCGGGGCAGTGGTTTTAAAAAGCGTTGAGGAAAAAAAAGGGATTCTTTCCAGCCACCTCCATTCGGACGGTCAATTCTGGGACCTCATTTGTATGCCTGGAGGAGGATCGAGGATTCCAATTTCAGAAGCCGTGCTGGCCCAAAGGCTGAATTTTTTAAAAATGAAAGGCAGCGAGACCTTTAAGATTGCCGTTCGAAATCTCGAAGAGGTGGCGTGGGAAGCCCTGAATCATAACCAGCTTTCAATTGACCGTCTTTCGCTGATGATTCCTCATCAGGCCAATACCCGGATTATCAAGGCCTTATCCGAAAGGTTAAAGCTTCCCGAGGGAAAAGTGATGATCAATATTGACCGTTGCGGAAATACATCGGCGGCGTCTATTCCAATTGCGCTGGATGAGGCGGTAAAAACCGGAAGGGTTCATGAGGGTGATTATATCCTTTTAATTGCTTTTGGAGCCGGTTTGACCTGGGGGGCGTCGGTCATTCGATGGTGA